GCCAAGAAGATGTTGGGCTCAATTTCCATCACCAACTGGAGGATGGAGTTCCTTGTTTGGACCTTGTGGCTGTACAGTATTTTGGATGTGTTCCGCCTGCAAATCTGACTCCAAACGTGCATTGAGAGGTCAGCTCTTCAGCATGAAAGGGGTGCATAGCCAGTTATAAAGGGCTGTAAATGGGGGTGTGGTCAGTTATAAAGAGGCATGGCTAGGCACTGCAAGCTGGGACCTCCCGGAGAACAATCTAGAGGggttcttcaggataggtcaacaatatcagatgGGCGGGGGTCTTACTCTCTGCATTCCcagccagtcagctgtttgattCACGTGAAGGGGGCAAGCAGTTGGTTCATTGGACCACAGCCACAAGCTAGACAGCATACAGTTAAATACCACCTGTtaacatgatcaaccctattaaaccaggcctaCTGCCTGGtaaggttgatcatgctgattaaaacgatatCTAATTTTTAACTTGTTGCTTGATATCATTACTATtacatttatgcaaattagttagtTGGAGAACCAAGGGGCTGGCTGTAGCGCTAGGAGCACGGTTACAGCTATACCCCGGCGCTTAGTACCCTACCCCCTCctggttgattgacagggcaagacaTCTAACCTTACCCAGTCTTTTGGTGCCTACGCCGTATCTTACAAACTTGGCACTTGTCCTCTAGATCTGCAGCTGCTTGCCAAGTAGCACAGATTCACAGTGTGCAGGTACCGGTGATATCATTCCCCCCAGAAGCGTTCTTTCTCTGAAGCCACCAGTGCCTCCACTTCCAGGTggaatgcctggtttaatagggttgatcatgatgACAGGTGCTCGGtgaagaggataggtcatcaaaccCAAGCCCTTTAAGTTGGCAGGTATGATTGAAGGGATATTCTCATCTTAGATATTTATAGCATATACACAGGATAGTCTCATCTCTGGACCCTGTACTTATCCCCCCAAACAGGGCTCCCTGATTCCCCCATCCTTCCAGGGGCCACAACCACTCTGAATGGAGAAGAGGTTGTGCATGTACAGCTCtttccattaacttctatgggagttctgtaaTGGCCCACACACTTGAGCGCTGACCACTATaaagatatatattatattgGCATAGGAATCGCCACAGAATATTGGACCTatttagaaaaaaactaaataaaggtCGACAGgtattttctttaaagggaatgtggcaATTTGCATTTATCTTttttgtcactatctatattttaaaaagtgaTACTAAAATCATGCAaattttcacactgaccactaggCCCGAAATATGTTACGGCTTCCTGTTctttgagagcagctacatgggccatTGACACAgtagacaggaggggacctcattaaggtccgtgggagatttttctaggcacgctctgtgacctgtacagaggtcaggAGGAAGTAGAGCTATTGTGAAtgttggatcctgtgttatctatacacaggTGTTATCTGTTATTGTAATCCTGATTGTGATGATAATGTGATGACTGCTTAAACGTTACCTATACAGAACAGAAAATCACATaatattattaggcctagtggcctaaTATATTGTTAGTGACATGGAAAACTGAAACACAAATTGGCAAAAATTCTAAAATTATATGTTTAACAAAATATGATTTAAACAAATAGGccattttctgataacacattccctttaagtaacaGAACAGTAAAAATACTAAATCCTGTGAATGCAGGCAATTAAAGGAAGCAATTAGCACAGCTTTAATGACtatgtccagtgtgtcagtgaaTAGCCATCAATCACCGGGGCTGTGTGAGGGTTGGTGAGCTGACATCGGGATTTGGGATTTATACAGCCTGTTACTATTGGGCATTGAATCTTAGGAGCTTCTTGCAAATATAGTAATTGGATAATATAATTGGGATCCATATACAAAGCCGGCAGTTATTTAAAGGCGAAATAGAGCGTTGTGAAAATAATGATTTTCTGTCTCACAGCCCTTGGATTTTCTGATTTATATATCTATGGCTTGGACAGATGGCTACAAGCACAAAAGTAATTATCAGACAGTTGTAGCAGATTTTAGACAGCCAGCTGCAAAAGTGGAAAATCTGCACTTACGGTATATAGGTAGCAGAGCCGAATTTGTCATTGAGCTGTTTTCTGTCTGCACTGTGATATCGcactaaagaggttgtccaacgtTATTAATTTTTTGTATATAGGACTGACAGTGGGTTAAAAATAAAAGCTGCCATGCATACCCTCACCAATCCATGGCCTTTGCCATTACCATGTTGTTTTGGTTCCGACAGATCTCCGTTTCCTCATCTTGGCTTGGCACGCAGGAAATGCCAAGGAAGGCCTTCTCAGCCAATCATTGCTTGACTGAGCAGGAATCTACTGgctttcctgtgtgtcaagcccaAAGCAAAGCAGCGGTGGGGGGATCGGTGAGGGCCAGTATGTTTCAGTTTTAATCCACTGTGAGCAATATATTAAAAAACAATGAATACTGCTGGACAAGCAGCCCTTTAGAAAACTAATGATAACACATTGTAATATCACAAGTTCTGTCAAGTGATAAACTTAGCTCTTCTGTATCCACAGACAGCACAAAGAGTTAAGTACTCTGGGTAGTttatgactagtgttgggcgcgaatatttgaatagcaaatATGAAgcacgaatatcgcaacttcgagacttcgtgaatatttacaatatagtgatatatattcgtaattttgaatattcttaaTTTTTATAGTTAgttagtttaggctactttcacactagcgttcgggcggatccgttctgaacggatccgcccataataatgcagacggaggctccgttcagaacggatccgtctgcattatattagctaaaaaaaagctaagtgtgaaaatagcctgggacggatccgtccagactttcaatgtaaagtcaatgggggacggatccgcttgaagattgagccacattgtggcatcttcaaacggatccgtccccattgacttacattgtaagtctggacggatccgcacggccaggcggacacccgaacgctgcaagcagcgttcagctgtccgcctgtccgtgcggaggcgagcggagcggaggctgaacgccgtcagactgatgcagtctgagcggatccgcctccattcagactgcatcagggctggacggctgcgttcgggtccgctcgtgagctccttcaaacggagctcacgaacggaaacccgaacgctagtgtgaaagcagccttatatatataatacagatagttagtgggagatagtcggtgtaggttatatcctgatatagtgtagctgataggttctgctgtccatacatacatgctacatacatacatacatacatacagacatagtgctttgatgtgacaagttcacaacaatacttagtacaCCAATCACTTATAAGTAGTCATACCTGTtataatgtgaagttgcacgtggtgctccaaaatattcgcatcattagtgccgatttcgcaattgcgtatatattggagcactctatctgcatataaagctattgtaattctcgtgccaaccattttccccagtctcaggaaacttctagcagcttgaaaaatgtagctatagtgacccacgcgcGTATTTcgtgcgcattacgcaaatattgcagatttttcgcgatcaagaaaataatctcgaatttgtgaatttgcgaatatatgacgaatattctaccaaatattcgcaaaatattgtgaattagaatattgcccctgccgctcatcactatttatgacGTACTCATCCTATGGAGTTATCAGTAATGCCTTCACTACCCTTGATTACCAGGGATGCTGTTATTAATGCCTTTActacctagaccaccagggatgttggCATAAACTCTTTCAATGCCCTGAACCAGACAAAATAATTTATCACCGCCCTATATCTATATATTATTAGCAGCAATAGTCAGTACTAACTAGGAAATAATTGATGTTAACCGCTAAGCTAAGCCATCTAAGTATCCAGGTGGCATATTGATGTTGTATGCACCACATGTGTACTCCCTCCTAATGTGTACTCCCTCTCTGGTCTGAAGAAGGTGAGGTCTAAAATAGAATTAAGCTGGTCATACATTtaagatagctgttggccaaaagcTATCTCTCCCGCTGGCGGCTTATCTCctcaagaacaaaaggatcaggcaggtTGTAATCCGAAAAAGTAGGCTCTCATAAACATTAGATGGTCATCCAATACCACCAACTGCCATTAATCTAGGATTTCATGCACATAGCCATGTACATATGTTGGTCCTCAAACAATGGATCAGAAAAATACGGATCTATGCGCATTCCACATTTTTCTGACTCTCATTAATAGAGGGGACTATTCTTATCCGCGAATCGGaccagaataggaaatgttctttaCTTTGTGGAGTGGCTACACGGATCCGACCCCAATACGGATGTGTGCATAACCTCGTAGAAGTGAATGAGCCATTgtgctatctgcaaaaaatacagattgcgcGTAGATtataaatatggttgtgtgcatgaaaccTAATGTGCTTTAGTCTTTTCTTAGTTTCAGCAAGTCAATTTTTTCATAGGGAATTCATGTTGATATAAACCTCCATTCACAATAATGTGCGAGCCACAGACCAGCTGACATTCCTATAAAGATGTTCCTAGCATGTATATGTGTCTTTGTCTAGCGTAGGCTATAGTGTGAGCCACAGTCTGAAATCATATCATTGCACATACCATAGTATGTGAGTACTGTTGCTACCTATAATATCTATCACTGTCTTTTGCATTTGTCTTCAACCAGGGGCTCTCCAGCTGTAATGCAACTACAACTCAGgccatgggagttgtagttttccacaGCTGGAGAGTCAGAGGATTGAGGGTAATAATTGATAATAACATAATAGAATACATCTTATATGCAACTATTTCTCATTGCACTGACCGGACCCTGGAGAAAAGGTTGTGtataagatgattttttttttaaagacatgcCATTTTTAATTAtctccgacaacccctttaagaggcctTGGAACAGGACCGAGAATATTAGCCTTACCAAGAGCCTTCTCTAAAAAGTACCCATATAAAGGGACCCATATGCAGACAGATATTTCTAGGTTCTTGGTTGGCTAGGTGAGAGGCCTTTAATGTACAGTAGGTCTGAGAGTGACCTGTTACCCCTCGTGGAGACAGCCAGGACAGGCATACAAAGTCAAACAGGCCAGGCAGTGCTACCTGGGAAAAATAGTATGCAGATTAGCTCTCTTCCAAGAGAAAGAAGCTAACTCTGTAGTGAAGTTGGCTACCGTATAGTCAATGTTTGAACCTTTAACAGGCCTTGCAAAATAAGAGGGTTACGCATATTGATCTCAACACTCCTATAAGGGTCCACTATTTGAGGAGTCCTCCTTTAATTGTAAATTTGTTTTTAATGTCAGAATGAGAGGAAACGTCTTGGGTCAGAAAATCTATTTCTACAGGGCTTGCTATGGCCTTTGAAAGTGCCGAAACAATCAAAGATTGATGCCCTCTCCTGATGGAGAACCTCTTTTAAAGGCCATTTTGGGCTATTCCTATCTTATAGGAATGGCCCCTGCTTGGGATTCCCCATTGTCAAGATGTGCAGCATAAATTCCATTTAAATGAACTAATGGAGCTGCTTAAAGCTCCCTTGGTCTTTTATTAGTGATCCTCCTAAGATCAGTTGAACACATAATGAAAAAGATTTGCTGAAGTTCTCAGTGGTCTTCTTCTTACACCCGGGGTAGAGTAGCTAATGTGGGCTCAAGTTTGATAATAGTATATTCAATAGATAGTCTGGAATAAAGATATGACACATATGCTAGTGAAGGTTATAGATACAGCTCACTGTCCCTGAGATAATATGCGTTTCCAAGAAACTTTGCTGATGAGTAGAAACATCTAATCACACTGTACTTAGCATCATATCTCCATTACAAAATTTTCACTGAGCTAGCTCAGTAGTTCTTTTATTTATGGGATACAAATATTTGTTAACCACAAGGTCATCATATTTGAAGATAATCACATTAAATAATTGACTCTATCAATAATCCAGCTAGCTGTTGAGTAGCCAAAGTCCTCCAGAACCAGGAGTCTACAGTGAATGGATAAGGTTCTCTGCTAGAGAAAGTGTACCATGACTATTGTATATAATTTGTATGTTCAAGCAAAGGTGGCCAAAGATGGTGACCTTAGGTAAAAGTTGTGGCACAGCAATGtgtaaatctattttaaattgaCAACAGGAAGATAGTGTACATACTGATCGACCTTAGTACTTCATCTATCATAGCAACACCTAGTCCTTTTTTCAAGCTACTTTCAAAGTACAAGGACATCTACAGAGCCCATGTGACAAGCAATTTGTGTGCTACGTGTCTTTATAATGTAAATGAATCACCCAGAGATGTTTTAGGATTCTAACAATGGAATAAAACAGCAGTGATTAGAATTTTAATTCACCCATCTATGTGTAATGAAAAAAACAACCGTCACGCCTCCTCTGTTGGATTCTACCCTGCAACACTCATACTACAGATAAGTGGCAAGGCTCAAAGGGTAGTTACTATCCGTATTGAAAGTTTTCTAAGGAGATGTTTTGTCACAATAGTTTTTAAGGTAAAGGGCATATATGAAAAAAGAGTGACTTTTAAAATTacctttattaaatatttaagtgggtataggtatgtatataccgacAGTGAAAAGACTACACTTACTGAGGTTACTCAGTGGGGAAGTAGTAACCCCCAAAACGAAAAACACACAGAGTGACAGGGTAAACACTTAATTAGATGGGTACAGGGAGATAATTCTAACCCGATAAATTACAGGGTTAGAAACAGGAACCAGCTACCCCTAGAAGCCCTAGAGGTCTGCTGTGCCCAGGGcggccccctgatggtggaggttccctgtccccgaacctagtgCTATCCGGTCCCTAAAAATCCCTACATAAAAAATGCTCCAGGATGATATGGTAAAGAATAAATGGTGCCCTTTATGGATAAATGTCACCCTTATTCTCTTAAACCAAAACAGATAATCACTAATAATCCCCGACGCGTTTTGCCTAATATTTatcaggttcatcagggggtaacATAATAGATGGATACTGTGTGATACAATTTGTGGTACTTAGCTTTGCGACCAGATATCAAAACCACAATACGTTTTTTGCCGGTCCCCAAGAGGAAGAAATAGACCTCTTTTGTCCCGCTCAAGGTGCAGGCGGGGAAGATGGGGGTTTGTCCAGACAAAAAATCCGGCTTTGTAGGTCCAAAGGGTAGTTACCCTCTTACAAATATGGCATTACCTAGAGAGATGGTTCCTGTAGTCCAGCTCCTATGGCACGAACTATTTTGACCAGCAGAACAGGAGAGATTTTTTTGCAGTATTTTTAGGATCAGTGATTTTATATTTACCTTTAAAGTGGGCTTTGTCTCATTATGCTTATAATCATGGTTGATTAGATCATAAAGTATGATAGGTGGGGGCTGACCTCTGTAACCCCCAGGATTACAAAGTACTTTCCCCATACTTCCCAGATTTGTGATTTATGAGACAAATTTCTGAGTTTTTCCCAACATTTGAGATTTACAAATTATTATCAAAGGTTAATTCAGTGGAGGCCTCAAGCAGTTCTGTAGAAGGGACTTTCCTGTGAAAACAGGGCCATGTCATTTTAGTAATACTAGTAGATGATCTAATACTCAACTAGCTACAACTATTATTACTGTATATTTCATTGCTTATATAATGCCAGTACACCCTGCAGTGCTGTACAGAGGTCGTCATCATTCACATAGGTCCCTGTCTCCAAAGAAGCTCACAATCTATTTCCTCTAATTCAGACTCACATTAGGATGAATTTCATTGAAATCTACGTCAGTATGTGTTGGTGCGTGAGAGATAATCCCCCaaaacacaaggagaacatacaaactctttGTAAATGTtctccttggttggatttgaacccaggaccccagtgttACAAAACAACATTGCTAACCACTGAGCAGCAGTGCCTTTCATGATGATGGTTTTTGCAAATGATgcagatatttttttcacccacctTTTTGCAGTTTATTAGAATTTTCATCAATCCAAAAAAAGAGGTTGGCAAATTCACAGTCACATACCCAGGGATTACCCTCTAAGCGGATAGTCCGAAGCGATGGCAAGGATTCTAGTACACTGACACTTAAACTTTGGAAGTTATTGTCATTCAGTTCCAAGACCTGAAGAGATTCCAAGTTCTCAAAGGCATCTTCATGCACCTCCGAAAGATTGTTGTTCCCCAGGCTTAACTTTATCAGCTTCCCTGCCGATTTAAAAATCCCAGCATCGAGCTGCGTCAGATTATTGTAACTTAAATCCAGAAACACCAGCCTGGTAGAACTGCTGAAGGTGCCCTCTTCCAGAGAGGTCAAGGAGTTGTTCCTGAGATCCAGATAGACCAGATCCACGCAAAATAAAAACAGATCCGCCGGGATCGATTGTATGTGGTTGTTGGCTGCAAGCAGTTTCCTTATATCCAAGGGGAAGAGGTTGGGGAGTCTTGGAAGTCCTTGGTCCCTGCAATCTATTGTGTGATAGTCCAAACATATACAAACGGAAGGGCAAAGGAGACCTAGAGGTAAAatgagcaaacagcagaagcaaAAAAGAGGTGAAATACAGAAATGGAAGCATGGCAGCATTGTAAAGGATTTAAAGCAGAGAGTGGTACTAAGACAGAGACATGGTGCATAGCTGAGCAGCAATGCCTGGTACTTGTGTGTGAGGGTATCCTAGAGATCACATATCATCATAGATCAGATAGCAGCAGACTTGGGGGAGGGGAAACAAACAGTGGGAATGTTCTATGCATGGAAAATGTATCTCCACTATTGTGAAAAGCAGCCTGAGTCTGTGCTTCGCTGCTGACCAGCTCCTCCTCACTAGCTTCTGCTCAGGTTCCAAGGATCCTTTTCTTCTCGTTACAAATCCACATTTGCTCGCATCATTTGATCACCTGTGGTGACATCCATGGTGACATTGTGTTTTGTACAAAGCATTTAAAGTAGAtaagtagaataaaaaaaaaaaatcacattaagaTGACGTGAAAATTCATTACATACGACTGATAACAAACCTGCTGCCCTCAAGGTTTACAAAGTGATCATTTATGATGGCTATGGAAAATTAATTAGATGTGATTATGATCATCACTATCATGGCATTTTAAGCCATTTTGACTTTGCTCGTCTGTTTTTTGAGGACAGTAGTGCCCCAGGCACAGCGGCAGGGTTGGGATCCACAGGCCTAGCGCTCTTTTTGATGTGCTGTTTTTTTGCCCACAAGTCCTGTCACCAGTAGGACATAAACATAACTTGCTGTTACACTGACCACATTTGCAGTGCTAGTGGTTCTACTAGTTCTACCATAATAATGTTTTCAGCATCTACTAAAAAAAGTTCAGCCTACTACTCAACATAGCAAATTGTCTTGATTTAAAACCTCCATACGTGTACAGCTCTTGTTCAGGTTCACACGTCCCCATGGGTACAGACATCAAATAAACTCTATGCGGGagttttatcaaactggtgcaaagtagaagtggcttagttgcccacagcaaccaatcagattccaccttacattttccaaaggagctgtcaaaaatgaaaggtggaatctgattggttgctatgggcaactaagccagttctactttacaccagtttgataaatgactacaCTCCTCCTGTGGGCATGTGTTACTCCGCTCCCTCTTCATTCTTTTCTTGCTAACCTACAGCTAGTAGAGTCGACAGCTGTCTCAATTTTAATTGAAAGGAAACACGAGGAGGAGTTTGCATTTCGAGCCTAGGTGTTCAATAGAAAGAGAGaacccagcttcttgcctaggtGTTGGTTGTTGAGCACTTTCTTTATGTATGTAAAGAAAGTGCTTTATAGACTGTATGTCTATGCAGCTTATGTGACTAGATGACTAAGTACAAGTCTCAAATCCCTCCAAAATGGCTGTAGGAATGGAGGATCTGAAGCACAAACTGTGGCTGTAACAAGGGAAATACTGAGCAGACTAAGGACCCTTTAACACAAACCAGTTTTCTGCACGGGTACAATGCGTGACGTgtacacatagcacccgcactgaatcccaacccattcatttcaatggttctgtgtagatgagcgttttttttcacgcatcagttctgtgttgcttgtgactgaacttgcttgcaaaatggtgcgagtttcactgaacgcaccctgaacgcatctggacctaatctgtatcgttcgtgtgaaagaggcctaaggccccttgcagacgagcatgtccggatagggtccggatgtgttgcgggtgcattgcggaaaacccgcgtgagtaggtacccaattgcagtcagttttgactgcgattgtgttccgttgttcagtttttatcgcgcgggtgcaatgcgttttgcacacgcgtgataaaaaactgaatgtggtacccagacccgaacttcttcagtgaagttcaggtttgggttcaaggttgtgtatattgtattatttccccttataacatggttctgaatatagaatgcatagtacaatagggctggaggggttaaaaaaaaaataaaaaaatatttaactcaccttaatccacttgttcacgcagccg
The Bufo gargarizans isolate SCDJY-AF-19 chromosome 2, ASM1485885v1, whole genome shotgun sequence genome window above contains:
- the LOC122926868 gene encoding leucine-rich repeat-containing protein 38-like, which codes for MLPCFHFCISPLFCFCCLLILPLGLLCPSVCICLDYHTIDCRDQGLPRLPNLFPLDIRKLLAANNHIQSIPADLFLFCVDLVYLDLRNNSLTSLEEGTFSSSTRLVFLDLSYNNLTQLDAGIFKSAGKLIKLSLGNNNLSEVHEDAFENLESLQVLELNDNNFQSLSVSVLESLPSLRTIRLEGNPWVCDCEFANLFFWIDENSNKLQKGVEEIQCTLEDRKVFLHELSNISFSECKFTLSLTDFLIIIFSGVAVSIAAIFSSFFLATTVHCFQKCAPNKDEDEDDDD